From Nycticebus coucang isolate mNycCou1 chromosome 6, mNycCou1.pri, whole genome shotgun sequence, the proteins below share one genomic window:
- the FEM1B gene encoding protein fem-1 homolog B, with protein sequence MEGLAGYVYKAASEGKVLTLAALLLNRSESDIRYLLGYVSQQGGQRSTPLIIAARNGHAKVVRLLLEHYRVQTQQTGTVRFDGYVIDGATALWCAAGAGHFEVVKLLVSHGANVNHTTVTNSTPLRAACFDGRLDIVKYLVENNANISIANKYDNTCLMIAAYKGHTDVVRYLLEQRADPNAKAHCGATALHFAAEAGHIDIVKELIKWRAAIVVNGHGMTPLKVAAESCKADVVELLLSHADCDRRSRIEALELLGASFANDRENYDIMKTYHYLYLAMLERFQDGDNILEKEVLPPIHAYGNRTECRTPQELESIRQDRDALHMEGLIVRERILGADNIDVSHPIIYRGAVYADNMEFEHCIKLWLHALHLRQKGNRNTHKDLLRFAQVFSQMIHLNETVKAPDIECVLRCSVLEIEQSMNRVKNIPDTDVHNAMDNYECNLYTFLYLVCISTKTQCSEEDQCKINKQIYNLIHLDPRTREGFTLLHLAVNSNTPVDDFHTNDVCSFPNALVTKLLLDCGAEVNAVDNEGNSALHIIVQYNRPISDFLTLHSIIISLVEAGAHTDMTNKQNKTPLDKSTTGVSEILLKTQMKMSLKCLAARAVRANDINYQDQIPRTLEEFVGFH encoded by the exons ATGGAGGGCCTGGCTGGCTATGTGTACAAGGCGGCCAGCGAGGGCAAGGTGCTGACTCTGGCCGCCTTGCTTCTCAACCGGTCTGAAAGCGACATCCGTTATCTGCTTGGCTATGTCAGCCAGCAGGGAGGGCAGCGCTCCACGCCCCTCATCATCGCAGCCCGCAATGGACACGCCAAGGTGGTGCGCTTGCTGTTAGAACATTACCGGGTGCAGACTCAGCAGACTGGCACCGTCCGCTTTGACGG GTATGTCATTGATGGTGCCACTGCTCTTTGGTGTGCAGCTGGAGCAGGACATTTTGAAGTTGTTAAACTTCTAGTCAGCCATGGAGCCAACGTGAACCATACTACAGTGACTAACTCGACCCCCCTGCGGGCAGCATGCTTTGATGGCAGACTggatattgtgaaatatttggTTGAAAATAATGCCAACATCAGCATTGCCAACAAGTATGACAACACCTGCCTAATGATTGCAGCATATAAGGGACACACCGATGTGGTCAGGTACCTTTTAGAACAACGTGCTGATCCCAATGCTAAAGCACATTGTGGAGCCACAGCATTGCACTTTGCAGCTGAAGCCGGGCACATAGATATTGTGAAAGAGCTGATAAAATGGCGTGCTGCTATAGTAGTGAACGGCCACGGGATGACACCATTGAAAGTAGCTGCCGAGAGCTGTAAAGCTGATGTTGTTGAGCTGTTACTATCTCATGCTGACTGTGACCGAAGGAGTCGGATCGAAGCTTTGGAACTCTTGGGTGCCTCCTTTGCAAATGACCGTGAGAACTATGACATCATGAAGACATACCACTATCTATATTTAGCTATGTTGGAGAGATTTCAAGATGGTGATAACATTCTTGAAAAGGAGGTTCTCCCACCAATCCATGCTTACGGGAATAGAACTGAATGTAGAACTCCCCAGGAACTGGAATCCATTCGGCAAGACAGAGATGCTCTTCATATGGAAGGCCTTATAGTTCGGGAACGGATTTTAGGTGCTGACAATATAGATGTTTCTCATCCCATTATTTACAGGGGGGCTGTTTATGCGGATAACATGGAATTTGAACATTGTATCAAACTGTGGCTTCATGCCCTGCACCTTAGGCAGAAAGGTAATAGGAACACCCACAAGGATCTTCTTCGATTTGCTCAAGTTTTCTCACAGATGATACACTTGAATGAAACTGTGAAGGCCCCAGACATAGAATGTGTTTTGAGATGTAGCGTCTTGGAAATAGAACAGAGTATGAACAGAGTGAAAAATATTCCTGACACTGATGTCCACAATGCTATGGACAATTACGAATGTAATCTCTATACCTTTCTGTACTTAGTGTGCATCTCCACCAAAACACAGTGTAGTGAAGAAGATCAGTGCAAAATTAACAAGCAGATCTACAACCTGATTCATCTTGATCCCAGAACTCGTGAAGGTTTCACTTTGCTGCATTTAGCTGTCAACTCAAATACCCCAGTTGATGATTTCCACACCAATGATGTCTGCAGCTTTCCAAATGCACTTGTCACCAAGCTCCTGCTGGACTGTGGTGCTGAGGTGAATGCTGTGGACAACGAGGGAAACAGTGCCCTTCATATTATCGTTCAGTACAATAGGCCCATCAGTGATTTTTTGACCTTGCACTCTATCATCATTAGCCTAGTTGAAGCTGGCGCTCACACTGACATGACAAATAAACAGAACAAGACTCCGCTAGACAAAAGTACAACTGGGGTATCTGAAATACTACTTAAAACTCAAATGAAGATGAGTCTCAAGTGCCTGGCTGCCCGAGCAGTTCGGGCAAATGACATTAACTACCAAGACCAGATCCCCAGAACTCTTGAAGAGTTTGTTGGATTTCATTAA